Proteins found in one Saccharomyces kudriavzevii IFO 1802 strain IFO1802 genome assembly, chromosome: 11 genomic segment:
- the VMA5 gene encoding H(+)-transporting V1 sector ATPase subunit C (similar to Saccharomyces cerevisiae VMA5 (YKL080W); ancestral locus Anc_2.634), with translation MATALYTANDFILISLPQNAQPVTALGSKTDAWFNESLIGGRAFVSDFKIPEFKIGSLDTLIVESEELSKVDNQIGASIGKIIEILQGLSETSTNAYKTLPINNMPVPEYLENFQWQTRKFKLDKSIRDLITLISNESSQLDADVRAAFANYNSAKTNLAAAERKKTGDLSVRSLHDIVKPENFVLNSEHLTTVLVAVPKSLKSDFEKSYESLSKNVVPASASVIAEDAEYVLFNVHLFKKNVQEFTVAARENKFIPREFNYSEELIDQLKKEHDSAASLEQSLRVQLVRLAKTAYVDVFINWFHIKALRVYVESVLRYGLPPHFNIKIIAVPPKNLSKCKSELIDAFGFLGGNAFIKDKKGKINKQDTSLHQYASLVDTEYEPFVMYIINL, from the coding sequence atggCTACTGCGTTATATACCGCAAACGATTTCATATTAATCTCTTTGCCTCAAAATGCTCAACCTGTTACTGCTCTTGGTTCCAAGACTGATGCATGGTTCAACGAGAGCTTAATCGGTGGTAGAGCCTTTGTTTctgatttcaaaattccCGAATTTAAAATTGGGTCCCTAGACACATTGATAGTTGAATCGGAAGAACTGTCTAAAGTAGATAACCAAATCGGGGCTTCTATAGGTAAAATCATCGAAATCCTTCAAGGCCTAAGCGAGACTAGCACAAATGCGTATAAGACCTTGCCTATCAACAATATGCCAGTTCCTGAgtatttggaaaattttcaatggcAAACTAGAAAGTTTAAGTTGGATAAGTCTATCAGAGATTTGATAACATTGATCTCCAATGAATCATCTCAATTAGATGCTGACGTGAGAGCGGCTTTTGCTAATTACAACAGTGCTAAAACTAACTTGGCTGCTgctgaaagaaagaaaacaggTGACCTTTCTGTTAGATCCTTGCATGATATCGTCAAGCCCGAAAATTTCGTTCTCAATTCTGAACATTTGACAACTGTTCTCGTAGCAGTTCCCAAAAGTTTGAAatctgattttgaaaagtcgTATGAATCTTTATCCAAGAACGTTGTACCAGCATCTGCAAGTGTAATTGCCGAAGATGCGGAGTATGTCTTATTCAACGTTCActtattcaagaaaaacgTTCAAGAGTTTACAGTAGCTGCCagagaaaacaaattcATTCCTCGTGAATTTAACTATTCCGAGGAATTAATTgaccaattgaaaaaggaacaTGATTCTGCTGCTAGTTTAGAGCAATCTTTGCGTGTCCAACTGGTAAGATTGGCCAAGACAGCTTATGTTGATGTCTTTATAAATTGGTTCCACATCAAGGCCTTGAGAGTTTATGTAGAATCTGTGTTGCGTTATGGGTTACCACCTCACTTCAACATTAAGATTATAGCTGTCCCACCAAAAAATCTCTCTAAGTGCAAATCCGAGTTGATTGATGCTTTTGGATTTCTTGGCGGTAATGCCTTCATCAAGGacaaaaaagggaaaattAACAAGCAAGATACTTCACTTCATCAATATGCTTCCCTTGTCGACACAGAGTATGAACCATTTGTGATGTATATAATCAATTTATAA